From Camelus dromedarius isolate mCamDro1 chromosome 23, mCamDro1.pat, whole genome shotgun sequence, a single genomic window includes:
- the CRNN gene encoding cornulin: protein MPQLLRNITGIIEAFGRYARTEGACQVLTRGELKRLVEREFADVIVKPHDPATVDEVLRLLDEDDTGTVDFKEFLVLVFRVAQACFKTLSESPEGACGSQESGSRPSAASQEPGEGQRGGTEVGTAGKGQDQAGSHGAQSEQASTGQSGPGPQTQGQDISSAQVSHQDRQSESQRREGASQLTQARDHVEQTQRVREDKSPQARESRAERQLQTREQDRAHLTSETIIGTLTQTQTGATQTVEQDRSHQMGSTSTQSWEPICGQTRGTETHGQDRSQTSQVVTGGHVQTQTGATQTVEQDRSHQMGSTSTQSWESTCGQTRGTETHGQDRSQISQVVTGGHIQTPPGSQTQTHTQTVEQDRSHQTGSTALQPQEPTCGQTRGTEIHSQDRSQTSQVVTGGHIQTQAGSQTQTHSQIVEQNRGHQKGSTGTQPWESTCGQTRGIETHGQDRSQTSQVVTGGHVQTQGGATQTLEQDRSHQMGSTSTQSWESTCGQTRGTETHGQDRSQISQVVTGGHIQTPPGSQTQTHTQTVEQDRSHQTGSTALQPQEPTCGQTRGTEIHSQDRSQTSQVVTGGHIQTQAGSQTQTHSQIVEQNRGHQKGSTGTQPWESTCGQTRGIETHGQDRSQTSQVVIGGHVQTQGGATQTVQQDRSQTASHTGAGEQGQTQRQSGSGPRHTQVSSYEAGETELGGQAQTEPSTVTSRQDWSSACPTHSVARGPGEREPTVVRQEWVDDHARETVIRRQDQGSLHTSVPAAQGQEAAQQGGKRSLTAKGLYSYFKSSML from the exons ATGCCTCAGTTGCTGCGAAACATCACTGGGATCATCGAAGCCTTTGGGCGCTACGCCAGGACCGAGGGCGCCTGCCAGGTGCTCACCCGGGGGGAGCTGAAGCGGCTCGTGGAGCGGGAGTTTGCTGACGTCATCGTG AAGCCCCATGATCCGGCCACCGTGGATGAAGTCCTGCGCCTGCTGGATGAAGACGACACAGGGACTGTGGACTTCAAGGAATTCTTGGTCTTGGTGTTCAGAGTCGCCCAGGCCTGTTTCAAGACCCTGAGTGAGAGTCCTGAGGGAGCTTGTGGATCTCAAGAGTCTGGAAGCCGCCCCTCTGCGGCCTCACAAGAGCCAGGGGAAGGACAGAGAGGTGGCACTGAGGTGGGGACGGCTGGGAAAGGACAGGACCAGGCAGGGAGCCACGGTGCACAGAGTGAGCAGGCTTCCACGGGGCAAAGTGGGCCTGGGCCTCAGACCCAGGGTCAGGACATCAGCTCTGCTCAGGTCAGTCACCAGGACAGGCAGTCTGAGTCTCAGAGACGGGAGGGAGCCAGCCAGCTGACACAAGCAAGGGACCACGTGGAGCAGACCCAGAGAGTGCGAGAAGACAAGAGTCCTCAGGCCAGAGAAAGCAGGGCGGAGAGGCAGTTGCAGACCAGGGAACAGGACAGAGCCCACCTGACAAGTGAGACCATCATTGGAACTTTAACTCAGACCCAGACAGGTGCCACCCAGACTGTGGAGCAGGACAGGAGCCATCAGATGGGAAGCACCAGCACCCAGTCATGGGAGCCCATCTGTGGCCAAACCAGAGGGACTGAGACCCATGGTCAAGACAGGAGTCAGACCAGCCAAGTGGTGACAGGAGGACATGTTCAGACCCAGACAGGTGCCACCCAGACTGTGGAGCAGGACAGGAGCCATCAGATGGGAAGCACCAGCACCCAGTCATGGGAGTCCACCTGTGGCCAAACCAGAGGGACTGAGACCCATGGTCAAGACAGGAGTCAGATCAGCCAAGTGGTGACAGGAGGACACATTCAGACCCCACCAGGGTCACAAACCCAGACACACACCCAGACCGTGGAGCAGGACAGGAGCCATCAGACAGGAAGTACCGCCCTCCAGCCACAGGAGCCCACCTGTGGTCAGACTAGAGGGACTGAGATTCACAGTCAAGACAGAAGCCAGACAAGCCAAGTGGTGACAGGAGGACACATTCAGACACAGGCAGGGTCACAAACCCAGACACACAGCCAGATTGTGGAGCAGAATAGGGGCCATCAAAAAGGGAGCACCGGCACTCAGCCATGGGAGTCCACCTGTGGCCAGACCAGAGGGATTGAGACCCATGGTCAAGACAGGAGTCAGACCAGCCAAGTGGTGACAGGAGGACATGTTCAGACACAGGGAGGTGCCACCCAGACTCTGGAGCAGGACAGGAGCCATCAGATGGGAAGCACCAGCACCCAGTCATGGGAGTCCACCTGTGGCCAAACCAGAGGGACTGAGACCCATGGTCAAGACAGGAGTCAGATCAGCCAAGTGGTGACAGGAGGACACATTCAGACCCCACCAGGGTCACAAACCCAGACACACACCCAGACCGTGGAGCAGGACAGGAGCCATCAGACAGGAAGTACCGCCCTCCAGCCACAGGAGCCCACCTGTGGTCAGACTAGAGGGACTGAGATTCACAGTCAAGACAGAAGCCAGACAAGCCAAGTGGTGACAGGAGGACACATTCAGACACAGGCAGGGTCACAAACCCAGACACACAGCCAGATTGTGGAGCAGAATAGGGGCCATCAAAAAGGGAGCACTGGCACTCAGCCATGGGAGTCCACCTGTGGCCAGACCAGAGGGATTGAGACCCATGGTCAAGACAGGAGTCAGACCAGCCAAGTGGTGATAGGAGGACATGTTCAGACACAGGGAGGTGCCACCCAGACTGTGCAGCAGGACAGGAGCCAGACTGCAAGCCACACAGGGGCTGGAGAGCAGGGACAGACCCAGCGGCAGTCAGGCAGTGGTCCAAGACACACACAAGTGAGCAGTTACGAGGCAggagagacagagctgggaggaCAGGCCCAGACCGAGCCGAGCACTGTGACCAGCAGACAGGACTGGAGCAGCGCCTGCCCAACGCACAGTGTGGCCAGGGGGCCGGGAGAGAGGGAGCCCACTGTGGTGAGACAGGAGTGGGTTGATGACCACGCGAGGGAGACAGTGATCCGAAGGCAGGACCAGGGCAGCCTGCACACCAGTGTGCCTGCGGCACAAGGCCAGGAGGCCGCccagcagggagggaagcgcagcCTCACAGCCAAGGGGCTCTACTCCTACTTCAAAAGCAGCATGCTGTGA